The Bacillus carboniphilus genome contains a region encoding:
- a CDS encoding ATP-dependent nuclease, translated as MIEEIKLTNFKRFKDTIISFNSGRNMLIGENGVGKSSILMAISCVLSGSYSFIEKLGVHTLFNVEVIEEFMKGDKKYSDLPIVEVELFITNDEINHEINGNKNSTGTEKNGLKMRICPNDDLSELITDSLQKTKIFPFEYYNVEFNTFSDRSYSSFRKYPSFIRYSYMDNTKINSKHAMKEFINRIYESKTDRSLRYKINNEYRDLTDQFSNNLYKESILESSDNLKIKLNTQSENSFQDNISVEKSGIFIENLGQGEKTFINTDFMLANSNEDTNVIIIEEPENHLSYLNMHKLIDRIIAVEDEKQTFIATHSNMIASRLDLKNAVFFSESGITKLDNLTLETAKFFEKAPHNNVLNFILSDRALLVEGDAEYILLNEFYKRIHGKEPYNDSVTILSCGGKTFKRYLELAKILNKKVAVITDNDCDYKKNIHKSYSGYETEKIKIFAEEDNNLYTFEVNLYDSNRSFIEEHLANANMTKGVLSYMLKNKAESAFRLLSLFTNDNPDTNIDKFSIPIYIEDAIKWIVN; from the coding sequence ATGATTGAAGAAATAAAATTAACTAATTTTAAAAGGTTTAAAGATACTATTATTTCTTTTAATAGTGGTAGGAATATGTTAATTGGGGAAAATGGTGTTGGGAAGTCGTCAATATTAATGGCCATATCTTGCGTTTTAAGTGGGAGTTATTCATTTATAGAGAAATTGGGTGTACATACTCTTTTTAACGTTGAAGTTATTGAAGAATTTATGAAAGGTGATAAAAAGTATAGTGATTTACCAATAGTTGAGGTTGAATTATTCATTACTAATGATGAGATTAATCATGAAATAAATGGAAATAAAAACTCTACAGGTACTGAGAAGAATGGTTTGAAAATGAGGATTTGTCCCAATGATGACCTTTCAGAGCTAATAACAGATTCTCTTCAAAAAACAAAAATATTTCCGTTTGAATATTATAATGTAGAATTTAATACCTTTTCTGATCGTTCGTACAGTAGTTTCCGTAAATATCCAAGTTTTATTAGATATTCATATATGGATAACACTAAAATAAATTCAAAACATGCTATGAAGGAATTTATAAATCGTATATATGAAAGTAAGACAGACCGATCCTTGAGATATAAAATCAACAATGAATACAGAGATTTAACCGATCAATTCTCAAATAATCTTTATAAAGAATCTATTTTAGAGAGCTCAGATAACTTAAAAATCAAACTAAATACACAATCAGAAAACAGTTTTCAAGACAATATTTCAGTAGAAAAATCAGGGATATTTATAGAAAATTTAGGCCAAGGTGAAAAGACTTTTATTAATACCGATTTTATGCTTGCTAACTCTAACGAAGATACAAATGTAATAATAATTGAAGAACCAGAAAACCATCTAAGTTATCTTAATATGCATAAATTAATTGATAGGATAATAGCTGTAGAGGATGAAAAACAAACTTTCATTGCAACTCATAGCAATATGATTGCTTCTAGGTTGGATCTGAAGAATGCTGTGTTTTTTAGTGAATCGGGTATTACTAAGCTAGACAATTTAACATTAGAAACAGCAAAGTTTTTTGAAAAAGCTCCGCACAATAATGTCCTTAATTTTATCCTTTCAGATCGGGCGCTCTTAGTAGAGGGTGATGCCGAATATATTCTTCTTAATGAATTTTATAAAAGGATACATGGAAAAGAACCTTATAACGATTCGGTGACTATATTATCATGTGGAGGAAAGACATTTAAAAGATATTTAGAATTAGCTAAAATATTGAACAAAAAAGTAGCTGTTATTACGGATAATGATTGTGATTATAAGAAAAATATTCATAAAAGTTATTCTGGTTATGAAACAGAAAAAATAAAAATTTTTGCAGAGGAAGATAATAACTTATATACTTTTGAGGTCAATTTATATGATAGCAATCGCTCCTTTATTGAGGAGCATTTGGCAAATGCTAATATGACCAAAGGTGTTCTAAGTTATATGTTAAAAAATAAAGCGGAATCAGCATTTCGACTATTAAGCTTGTTTACCAACGATAATCCAGACACCAATATTGATAAATTTTCAATCCCTATATATATTGAGGATGCGATAAAATGGATAGTGAATTAA
- a CDS encoding IS4 family transposase: MDNCSTHPTLNKLLEFLDEDTFKKITNVHNLDKYIKKLTTYCLFQISIVAHIREIESLTHVSLYLEDEKQLQEMIKLDSISTSQLSRRLKAIPSSVFEKVFRHLLMKIHSRLKNKPIIREISRLHVIDSSTMTMSLSQYPWATFRKTKAGIKLHLKVVVTKEMTIPDEVVLSPANHSDRSKMDSLVELDPDCLYLFDRGYMDYKQLDHYCFKDIRFITRLKKNAKIEYLNEQVPDPENLIFQDAEVYLGGEQTGTKMMHTVRLIKTKDREGNEVILITSCFDLTAKEIGDLYRYRWKIETFSNG, from the coding sequence ATGGACAATTGTAGCACACATCCTACTTTAAATAAACTACTAGAATTTTTAGATGAAGATACGTTTAAAAAAATAACCAACGTTCACAATTTAGATAAGTACATAAAGAAACTGACGACCTACTGTTTATTTCAGATTTCCATTGTTGCTCATATTCGAGAGATTGAAAGTTTAACCCATGTTTCTCTTTATTTAGAAGACGAGAAACAACTGCAGGAAATGATCAAACTTGATTCCATTAGTACTTCTCAATTATCCAGAAGGCTTAAAGCCATTCCTTCTTCTGTTTTTGAAAAGGTTTTTCGCCACCTTTTGATGAAAATTCACTCTCGATTAAAAAACAAGCCTATTATTCGAGAGATCAGTCGTTTACATGTGATCGATTCTTCTACGATGACCATGTCTCTATCTCAGTATCCATGGGCCACGTTTCGAAAAACAAAAGCCGGTATTAAGCTGCATCTTAAAGTCGTTGTGACAAAAGAAATGACCATTCCAGATGAGGTCGTGTTATCTCCTGCGAACCATTCTGATCGTTCTAAGATGGATTCGTTAGTGGAATTAGACCCTGATTGCCTTTATCTTTTTGATCGTGGGTATATGGATTATAAACAGCTTGATCACTATTGTTTTAAAGACATTCGATTTATTACAAGGTTAAAGAAGAACGCCAAAATCGAGTATTTAAATGAACAAGTGCCGGATCCCGAAAATCTCATTTTTCAAGACGCTGAAGTGTATCTTGGCGGTGAACAAACAGGGACAAAGATGATGCACACGGTTCGTTTAATCAAAACAAAGGATCGTGAAGGTAATGAAGTTATCCTCATTACAAGTTGTTTTGACTTAACCGCAAAAGAAATCGGTGACCTTTATCGATATCGTTGGAAAATCGAAACTTTTTCAAATGGATGA
- a CDS encoding recombinase family protein, which produces MIIGYARVSSQSQNLDRQIEDLKKHGCEHIVREKISGKNFERPEYRKMRKQLRFGDTLVVHDLSRFGRNKQEIIKEWEGLIEDNIDIVVLNLPVLNTAQYKDMEGVGKLVSEIFLSVMSWLVEEERLRIKTAQKEGIKIAKRKGKYKGGQVQYHENATGRNKVMYDRIISELRKRTSVMDISRQTGVARNTIYKIKRELGK; this is translated from the coding sequence ATGATTATTGGATACGCAAGAGTTAGCAGTCAATCACAAAATTTAGATCGGCAAATTGAGGACTTGAAAAAACATGGTTGTGAACATATTGTTCGAGAAAAGATAAGTGGTAAAAATTTTGAACGTCCTGAATATAGAAAAATGAGAAAGCAATTAAGGTTTGGAGACACACTTGTTGTTCACGATCTAAGCCGATTTGGACGTAACAAACAAGAGATCATCAAAGAGTGGGAAGGTTTGATTGAGGATAACATTGATATTGTTGTCCTTAACCTGCCAGTCTTGAATACTGCTCAATACAAAGACATGGAGGGTGTAGGCAAGTTAGTAAGTGAGATTTTCCTTTCAGTCATGTCTTGGCTTGTGGAAGAAGAACGTTTGAGAATTAAGACTGCTCAAAAAGAAGGTATCAAAATTGCTAAAAGGAAAGGAAAGTACAAAGGCGGTCAAGTCCAGTATCATGAGAATGCCACTGGAAGGAACAAAGTAATGTATGACAGGATTATCAGTGAATTAAGGAAAAGAACGTCCGTTATGGATATTAGCCGACAAACGGGGGTTGCTCGTAATACGATATACAAGATTAAAAGGGAACTAGGAAAATAA
- a CDS encoding rhs-associated protein, which produces MSIYDDELIKDLLQSDLKKCFKKIEDPESFINLIEQNFEFSGSQIDWFKTDKHYCKESNNKSLLSDARLFIAELKEKYLNNNIPVMYIGDSLTEFGYQFEIKDIEKILVFFLDIPQHHYFIPLEGDWCLGISYENYLDFGFSLNKS; this is translated from the coding sequence ATGAGTATTTATGATGATGAACTAATCAAGGATTTATTACAAAGTGATTTAAAAAAGTGCTTTAAAAAAATAGAAGACCCTGAAAGCTTTATTAATTTAATAGAACAAAATTTTGAATTTAGTGGTTCACAAATAGATTGGTTTAAAACTGATAAACACTATTGTAAAGAGTCGAATAATAAATCTTTACTAAGTGATGCTAGACTATTTATTGCTGAGTTAAAAGAAAAATATTTGAATAATAACATTCCAGTAATGTATATAGGCGATAGCCTTACAGAGTTTGGGTATCAATTCGAGATAAAGGATATAGAAAAGATATTAGTCTTCTTTTTAGATATTCCCCAGCATCATTATTTCATACCTTTAGAAGGTGATTGGTGTTTGGGAATATCGTATGAAAACTATTTAGATTTCGGGTTCAGTTTAAATAAGAGTTAG
- a CDS encoding RHS repeat-associated core domain-containing protein codes for MKEGSDSYVYAYNQFNQLKTTTKNGKAHASYEYDKRGNQKVETIKKEVDGSWKDVQTTYTYNLANELTKVETKTPGKATSVTKSFYNGDGQRIRRDVDGLIEKYYYYDESLLYSADQDNQKVTENILNRAGLIAASKRFDGVYENNYFFYQYDLRGSVTNIIDSEAKRVKGYEYDDFGNPKEVGDKTFKNDVKFTGAVHDASTGLHYMNARYYSSDTGRFISQDTYKGSPFDPWTQHLYTYTTNNPVNFVDPTGHYHASPDGSKILTRGSKVIPPNKPTPPSNDNGKNKGGSNGPKKNDATKPTTKKSSGKSFWNKVSNVAHQALDVVGYAPGLGQIASGVDAALYAFEGDYKNAAISATGMIPGAKYATGAAKGLKFAAKGMGKGKSYEQARNAALSWLGRKGFKSEKQTLGKFGYTKNKPIGRQTKDGKVGFRIEHDTRSGAHINVWAGKEKGPHYEYDASEKTVKKIQNRF; via the coding sequence ATGAAAGAAGGAAGCGACTCTTATGTCTATGCGTATAATCAGTTCAATCAATTAAAGACCACAACGAAAAATGGAAAAGCGCATGCGTCGTATGAGTATGATAAACGAGGAAATCAGAAAGTAGAGACGATAAAAAAAGAGGTTGATGGGTCTTGGAAAGATGTTCAAACGACATACACCTATAACTTAGCCAATGAGCTCACCAAAGTGGAAACCAAAACGCCAGGAAAAGCCACTTCTGTGACGAAGAGTTTCTATAATGGTGATGGACAGCGGATTCGTCGTGATGTGGATGGATTGATCGAGAAGTATTACTATTATGATGAATCTCTTTTGTATTCAGCCGATCAAGATAATCAAAAGGTGACCGAGAACATTTTAAACCGAGCAGGTTTGATTGCGGCATCGAAGCGTTTTGATGGAGTCTATGAAAACAACTATTTCTTCTATCAGTATGACCTGCGAGGCAGTGTCACAAACATTATTGATTCAGAAGCGAAACGCGTTAAGGGATACGAATACGATGATTTTGGGAATCCAAAAGAAGTTGGCGATAAAACGTTTAAGAACGATGTGAAGTTTACAGGAGCCGTTCACGATGCGTCTACCGGACTTCATTATATGAACGCGAGATATTATAGCTCAGACACAGGGCGTTTTATCTCTCAAGATACGTATAAAGGATCACCATTTGATCCATGGACGCAGCATCTCTATACGTATACAACAAATAATCCTGTGAATTTTGTGGATCCAACTGGTCATTATCATGCTTCCCCAGATGGGAGTAAGATCTTAACAAGAGGGAGTAAGGTTATCCCACCTAATAAACCAACGCCGCCTAGTAATGATAATGGAAAAAACAAGGGTGGATCAAATGGTCCGAAGAAAAATGATGCGACTAAACCAACGACCAAAAAGTCAAGTGGGAAGAGCTTCTGGAACAAAGTAAGTAACGTAGCCCATCAAGCACTGGATGTTGTAGGATATGCCCCAGGTTTAGGACAGATTGCATCAGGAGTCGATGCCGCCCTTTATGCATTTGAAGGCGATTATAAGAACGCCGCCATAAGTGCGACGGGCATGATACCAGGTGCAAAATATGCGACAGGTGCAGCGAAGGGGTTAAAGTTTGCTGCTAAGGGTATGGGTAAAGGTAAATCATATGAGCAAGCTCGAAATGCAGCACTGTCTTGGTTAGGACGAAAAGGTTTTAAATCCGAAAAACAAACTCTAGGGAAATTTGGGTATACTAAGAATAAACCCATTGGTAGGCAAACAAAGGATGGTAAAGTAGGTTTTAGAATTGAGCATGACACTAGAAGTGGAGCTCATATTAATGTTTGGGCTGGAAAAGAAAAAGGTCCTCATTATGAATATGATGCATCTGAGAAAACCGTTAAAAAAATACAAAATCGTTTTTGA
- a CDS encoding CDI toxin immunity protein, whose translation MSLFDECIEALGEDVDILLERDRELLLRDFERSFPFTEWGRIQWNKVLKHVEVNTFDEIVSFINQNINEYNNVIYVIWDEEILPIIQADLNKVFDVIDDVTAVSFDTWIFSPSTGYVIEIFHDGEVRVGLK comes from the coding sequence ATGAGTTTATTTGATGAGTGTATTGAAGCGCTAGGTGAGGATGTTGACATATTACTTGAGAGAGATAGGGAGCTCTTACTAAGGGATTTTGAGAGGTCTTTCCCATTTACAGAGTGGGGACGTATTCAATGGAATAAAGTTTTAAAACATGTTGAAGTAAATACATTTGATGAAATAGTTTCTTTTATAAACCAAAACATTAATGAATACAATAATGTTATATATGTAATTTGGGATGAAGAGATATTACCAATAATTCAAGCTGATTTAAACAAGGTATTTGATGTTATAGATGATGTCACTGCTGTAAGTTTTGACACATGGATATTTTCACCGTCTACAGGGTATGTTATTGAGATATTTCATGATGGAGAAGTAAGAGTAGGATTAAAGTAA
- a CDS encoding VOC family protein, giving the protein MKVKRIVANIETQDISKAKHFYEKILGLHQLMELGFIATYGSNEKMATQISFSSEGGSGTPVPDLSIEVDDLDDVLTRIKDVGVPIEYGPTIEPWGVRRFYVRDPFGKLLNILTHL; this is encoded by the coding sequence ATGAAGGTAAAGCGAATTGTTGCAAATATTGAAACACAGGACATTTCCAAAGCAAAACACTTTTACGAGAAAATACTAGGACTTCATCAATTAATGGAACTTGGATTTATTGCAACCTATGGGTCTAATGAGAAAATGGCCACTCAAATCAGTTTTTCATCTGAGGGAGGGTCTGGCACACCAGTACCTGATTTGTCAATTGAAGTTGATGACCTCGATGATGTACTCACTCGCATAAAAGATGTTGGAGTTCCAATTGAATATGGACCAACTATAGAGCCATGGGGGGTTCGGCGTTTTTATGTTAGGGATCCGTTCGGGAAACTCCTCAATATTTTAACTCATCTATAA